From the genome of Acropora palmata chromosome 4, jaAcrPala1.3, whole genome shotgun sequence, one region includes:
- the LOC141879798 gene encoding uncharacterized protein LOC141879798, with amino-acid sequence MANKSAKQKPVACASRSKLLSANISNLTVEVPSASGCKGKSPTVATRGVNIQPDLDLIGGFAFLSFSSLEHLETHIEQNEGKYRAVSVNVGQKRKAEDGVKLEGSSSESRCPLNKKKVNVGKKAAVVKRNSSDFSTTPKSEKTPISKNAATIGQKTQAGKTETSRRGKNTTLQDSPNRDSEISLLCSETVDLEDEEDFGEQEACRKPRNAVSQRVYDSAENEFSVFSSTVLNDDIEVESRAMDGDPRPKKKKKKRQRSELCDQTSQTKFKIKKKKKSASKGQELCNAGRTENVSPLELISQGVDGNVSGKASIANDDKSELSLLKFEALTCARTSTYLAASKSNNYYQKGRISGLGFMSAPAEQGPLKTLDKTSLDVFTPNSSDREVDVGDETRSVSVLSDFSDHSSDIETFDAHRCFLLNNKIVKVERENFQEGDDDLEVDVETVSKDVNKNFLVVSGIEIGHFSYHPDVTSEGTIDTSIQVLPNEIDIFLHCAKMQEGQIIKIINPDDCLELQSHVNQKRGRDVADIKATRSATERRRRHRLGDLFRDMKQEVFTDGYESDLYFSKQAILSKAISTLEELSTKLNDLTKNKALLLKQNKKLREKRNNLLFGKSSGDVDDDKVASILKSLNITVDKIHEECKNEIVGQEIEGNSMKKEACESNVAVVEPSVKGRPKANKCLIPHWLLIPAVRKKVDPSLSCAHVTDRLPGESKDNQTSDSSKETSSPKNVSCGVQTQSVDGMSKLPELQSSDVLAESVAEGNRQPSSAEGSPKVIHTVTCTSSEQVAVTGKVKTTDSSKPGLKSSSPTQSLLTKEQRKQTASGDTQPDQEEVKPSLLKILPKPAILHLNPSQQKAFVESLGQIKQPSSDKIICNLSRLSTQSNPNAPSRICIIRSGQVMKSLDSKNVMHIQIANDALKSLGTSGSSAVSGDSITATSWSSQATSGSHSVGIVQNISATPLTTVAADKGTVMTSLTSQGLSVSRIQNAVRLVPASQPPPVISVQKPLVFTSTNQIPLVGTVQKIASSTKQIFPVTAHEKPIVLSSAAFTVPQKFVVCTSTPQIFSTVAGARQQGPPSVIAQGPDKHPKKTITLLQNTLRRSTDTTQSLHERPQMAMTSLSQETQNQSQVSVDMTQQALAMLNKLHTNNTASNLTNPLATSESPGSGSLIGLRNIVMKVGSKEHFSTSVKANTTSQISIASGSQPGFTPCAVADTSSTTFGLPNISLPCSFSPSISLPSSTLFDKSTPSMPPISVPTSTSLNNSFTVSAASEAINPHGTNVSANIDPAVQQLIGPCPDPFGFLTEELALPSATVSSKPSPSSCNFGREKKNLQRQFPDSGRTMSSSFGVNDNLQPEITKTSTVLTQEMLKIAGINQSPELSPPLNSPDLNPLIDVFSDLAEMDGFNSTVSVTAADSSCCATRGTTEGAARADPVNLQTNTLRRFSLDVNKVSSPSKVAPMESKKVKPPSKR; translated from the exons ATGGCCAACAAGTCTGCTAAACAGAAACCTGTGGCGTGCGCCTCTCGAAGCAAACTTTTATCTGCAAATATTTCTAATTTGACGGTTGAAGTTCCTTCAGCGAGCGGATGCAAGGGTAAATCTCCAACTGTAGCGACCAGGGGCGTCAATATTCAGCCTGACTTGGATTTGATCGGTGGATTTgcgtttttgtctttttcgtCACTTGAGCATCTGGAAACTCACATCGAGCAAAATGAAGGGAAGTATAGAGCGGTCAGTGTGAATGTTGggcaaaaaaggaaagcagAGGATGGTGTTAAGCTGGAGGGAAGTTCTTCTGAGTCTAGGTGTCCTCTAAACAAGAAGAAAGTCAATGTTGGCAAGAAAGCAGCAGTGGTGAAACGGAATTCAAGCGATTTCTCGACTACGCCAAAATCCGAGAAAACACCGATTTCCAAGAATGCAGCCACAATTGGTCAAAAGACACAAGCAGGAAAAACCGAAACTTCGCGTCGTGGCAAAAATACAACGCTACAAGATTCGCCAAATAGAGATTCGGAAATTTCGTTGCTATGTTCTGAAACTGTTGATTTAGAGGATGAGGAAGATTTTGGGGAACAAGAAGCTTGTAGGAAGCCAAGAAATGCTGTTAGCCAAAGGGTCTATGATAGCGCTGAGaatgaattttcagttttctcctCAACTGTTTTGAATGATGATATCGAAGTTGAGAGCCGTGCTATGGATGGTGACCCAagaccaaagaaaaaaaagaaaaaaaggcaaaggtCAGAACTCTGTGATCAGACAAGCCAGaccaaatttaaaatcaagaaaaagaagaaatctgCTTCCAAGGGCCAAGAATTATGTAATGCTGGCAGAACTGAAAATGTCTCACCTCTGGAGTTGATATCGCAAGGTGTTGATGGTAATGTGTCAGGTAAAGCAAGCATAGCAAATGACGACAAGAGTGAATTGTCATTGTTAAAGTTTGAGGCCTTAACCTGTGCTCGCACATCCACTTATCTTGCAGCAAGTaagagtaataattattatcaaaaagGCAGAATTTCCGGGTTGGGTTTTATGTCTGCTCCTGCAGAACAGGGTCCTTTGAAAACTTTAGACAAAACTTCCTTGGATGTTTTTACACCCAACAGCAGTGACCGTGAAGTTGATGTAGGGGATGAAACACGAAGTGTCAGTGTGCTTTCTGATTTTAGTGATCACTCCTCTGATATAGAGACATTTGATGCTCATCGCTGCTTTCTGTTAAACAACAAGATTGTTAAAGTAGAGAGGGAAAACTTTCAAGAAGGAGATGATGATTTGGAAGTTGATGTTGAAACTGTCAGTAAAGATGTTAATAAGAACTTTCTTGTGGTGAGTGGCATTGAAATTGGGCACTTCAGCTATCACCCTGATGTTACCAGTGAGGGAACAATCGATACTTCAATTCAGGTTCTCCCAAATgaaattgatatttttctACACTGTGCAAAGATGCAGGAAGGTCAGATAATAAAGATTATCAACCCAGATGATTGCCTTGAATTACAGTCTCATGTTAACCAGAAAAGGGGGCGAGATGTAGCTGATATCAAGGCAACAAGAAGTGCCACTGAAAGAAGGCGTCGCCATCGTCTAGGGGATTTGTTTCGCGACATGAAGCAGGAAGTGTTTACAGATGGGTATGAATCAGATTTGTATTTCAGCAAACAGGCAATTCTGAGCAAAGCAATATCAACCCTTGAAGAACTTTCAACAAAACTCAATgatttgacaaaaaataagGCTCTGTTattaaaacagaacaaaaaattgagagaaaaaagaaataatttattgtttggaAAATCATCTGGCGATGTGGATGATGATAAAGTTGCATCCATTCTTAAAAGTCTCAACATAACTGTGGACAAGATCCATGAAGAATGCAAAAATGAGATAGTGGGTCAAGAAATTGAAGGCAACAGCATGAAGAAAGAAGCTTGTGAATCCAATGTTGCAGTGGTGGAGCCATCTGTGAAGGGTCGCCCAAAGGCAAACAAATGTCTGATTCCACATTGGCTACTGATTCCCGCTGTCAGAAAGAAGGTTGATCCAAGCCTTTCTTGTGCTCATGTGACAGATAGGCTGCCTGGAGAATCAAAAGACAACCAGACAAGTGATTCCTCAAAAGAGACTTCATCTCCGAAGAATGTATCTTGTGGTGTGCAGACACAATCAGTTGATGGTATGTCGAAATTGCCAGAATTACAGAGTTCTGATGTTCTTGCTGAATCAGTAGCAGAAGGAAACAGGCAACCAAGTTCAGCAGAGGGTTCTCCCAAAGTGATCCACACGGTCACATGTACGTCGTCTGAACAAGTTGCAGTGACTGGGAAAGTAAAAACAACTGACAGTTCAAAACCAGGATTAAAGAGCAGCTCACCAACACAAAGTTTGTTGACTAAAGAGCAAAGAAAGCAAACTGCATCTGGTGACACCCAACCAGACCAGGAAGAGGTCAAGCCAAGTTTATTGAAGATTCTGCCAAAACCAGCCATACTTCATCTAAACCCCTCACAACAGAAAGCATTCGTGGAGTCCCTCGGCCAAATCAAACAGCCATCAAGTGACAAGATTATCTGCAATTTATCTAGATTGAGCACTCAAAGTAACCCCAATGCACCATCTAGAATTTGCATCATCAGAAGTGGACAGGTTATGAAGAGTTTAGACAGCAAGAATGTCATGCACATCCAGATTGCAAATGATGCCCTTAAGAGTTTGGGCACTAGCGGCAGTAGTGCAGTTTCAGGAGACAGTATCACAGCGACGTCGTGGTCCAGTCAGGCAACATCAGGAAGCCATTCAGTTGGTATTGTTCAGAACATTTCTGCCACTCCTTTGACCACGGTAGCTGCTGATAAAGGAACTGTCATGACGTCATTGACAAGTCAAGGTCTTTCTGTTTCAAGGATTCAAAACGCTGTTAGACTGGTTCCAGCCTCCCAACCACCTCCGGTTATTTCTGTTCAAAAACCCCTAGTATTCacttcaacaaatcaaattccTTTGGTGGGTACTGTTCAGAAAATTGCCTCTTCAACAAAGCAGATCTTTCCAGTGACTGCTCATGAAAAACCTATTGTGTTGAGTTCAGCTGCTTTCACAGTGCCACAGAAATTTGTAGTGTGTACTTCAACTCCTCAAATTTTTTCTACGGTTGCTGGTGCAAGACAGCAAGGCCCCCCTTCAGTAATTGCTCAAGGGCCAGACAAGCATCCCAAGAAAACTATCACCTTATTGCAGAACACCCTGAGAAGATCAACAGACACAACTCAGTCACTCCATGAGAGACCTCAAATGGCAATGACAAGTCTCAGCCAAGAAACACAAAATCAAAGTCAAGTGAGTGTGGATATGACACAACAAGCTCTTGCCATGTTGAATAAGTTACATACCAACAACACTGCATCCAACCTCACTAATCCTCTGGCTACCAGTGAAAGTCCTGGAAGCGGATCTCTTATCGGCTTAAGAAATATTGTCATGAAAGTTGGATCtaaagaacatttttcaacatcTGTCAAAGCAAACACAACCAGCCAAATCTCAATAGCCTCGGGAAGTCAGCCAGGGTTCACGCCTTGTGCTGTGGCTGATACTTCCTCTACGACTTTTGGATTACCTAACATATCACTGCCGTGCTCATTCTCACCCTCCATATCACTACCTTCCTCAACATTATTTGATAAGTCTACACCTTCCATGCCTCCCATTTCTGTGCCCACTTCCACATCCCTCAATAACAGCTTCACAGTGTCAGCTGCCAGTGAAGCTATCAACCCTCATGGTACCAACGTCAGTGCCAATATTGATCCTGCTGTGCAGCAACTTATTGGCCCTTGCCCTGATCCCTTTGGTTTCTTAACAGAGGAGCTAGCTCTGCCAAGTGCAACAGTAAGCTCCAAACCAAGTCCCTCTTCATGCAATTTTggcagagaaaaaaagaatctCCAGAGACAATTTCCTGATTCTGGAAGAACCATGAGCTCATCCTTTGGTGTAAATGATAACCTTCAACCTGAAATCACAAAAACCTCAACAGTCCTGACTCAGGAAATGTTGAAGATAGCTGGAATAAACCAGAGTCCTGAATTGTCACCGCCTCTAAATTCACCAGATCTTAATCCTTTAATAGATGTTTTCTCAGATTTGGCTGAAATGGATGGGTTCAACAGCACGGTGTCGGTTACTGCTGCAGATTCGTCATGCTGTGCCACCAGAGGAACCACAGAGGGAGCTGCCAGAGCTGATCCAGTCAATTTACAAACAAACACTTTACGCAGGTTTTCTCTTGATGTGAACAAGGTGTCCAGCCCATCAAAAGTGGCACCAATGGAGTCCAAGAAAG tgAAGCCTCCATCCAAAAGATAA
- the LOC141879823 gene encoding uncharacterized protein LOC141879823 yields the protein MSVNFLKNYMDLDEFLAVKDLCAGLSRTESDYSEDDLDQDHFNFIDEEDVSPGYDLSPHFDANNSSLASPGSGSTSDEGRGDSVCSSENTVPSASESPNPPDKNDNEKAPRKRKRKSASQCADKETTPTRKRRRKGGNDARRGSTRGIIDEPAPDQTTAAPILRIARKSVDGTEKDDKYWERRRKNNQAAKRSRDLKRQKEIDVKQKAASLEEENRQLREEVKRLKDYLKSLGDKVD from the coding sequence ATGAGTGTGAACTTCTTGAAAAATTACATGGATTTGGACGAGTTTCTGGCAGTGAAGGACTTGTGTGCAGGTCTTTCAAGAACGGAGAGTGATTACTCCGAAGATGATTTAGATCAAGACCATTTCAACTTCATCGACGAAGAGGATGTTTCACCAGGGTATGATCTATCGCCTCATTTCGATGCGAACAATTCCTCTCTGGCTTCGCCGGGCTCGGGCAGTACTTCGGATGAAGGACGGGGCGATAGTGTTTGCAGCTCTGAAAATACTGTGCCGAGTGCGAGTGAATCGCCAAATCCACctgacaaaaatgacaatgaGAAAGCCCCTCggaagagaaaaaggaaatcGGCAAGTCAGTGTGCGGATAAAGAAACTACACCAACGCGAAAACGAAGGAGAAAAGGAGGGAATGATGCACGGAGAGGTTCaacgagaggaataattgatGAACCTGCGCCTGACCAAACTACAGCTGCCCCAATTTTGCGAATTGCTCGTAAGTCGGTGGATGGTACTGAAAAGGACGACAAATATTGGGAGAGACGACGCAAAAACAACCAAGCAGCGAAAAGATCCCGtgatttgaaaagacaaaaagaaatcgACGTGAAACAAAAAGCAGCATCCTTGGAAGAGGAAAATAGACAACTGAGAGAAGAAGTTAAAAGACTCAAAGATTATTTGAAAAGTCTGGGCGACAAGGTAGATTAG
- the LOC141879812 gene encoding major facilitator superfamily domain-containing protein 8-like produces the protein MKASTKKRCTRICVGLFFLLGGIEYAVILPTLWLYLEHRFDAEQWFFGVVFASFCFSNLLSSPFFGFWVDYTQKTKAAILFANLFEIGGNFLYFVAWSKYWVLGARLISGIGAGIGAGIFAQIARTTTEQERTGMYSIAMALRQFGLLVGPGLNLFLRKFNIELGPFKIDTYTAPGIFMTVMWLLLEIIMLIFYFDLPKVHSIENEDFSEYSINSQTESSLGTKNQPKHFQNHGSINGYVPNKIVHSHNINGDLSTTNSDLENEKLLNTVTGGLHEPLKKATVMDKWHLAKDLVREEVIVILASQFMMFFNETAFETLVTPLSEYLLGWKEIQNSILYCLVALEAILVFILVKKLSYKISDRWLMVIGVAFEGFALVWYLLMLANAKPHSSLVLPTLIVGTFVIVFGIPFFSVANVSLYSKITDERTQGIAQGIQRSVTGIAMIMGPLWGGSLLHQLYLMLGVMAALEVILGVLMFLSFHRLKEPNKQLPVPYDEIISDNERTPLLT, from the exons ATGAAGGCGAGCACCAAGAAAAGATGTACGAGGATTTGTGTTggattgtttttcttgctaGGAGGCATCGAATATG CTGTCATTCTTCCTACATTATGGCTGTATCTTGAACACAGATTTGATGCCGAGCAGTGGTTTTTTGGAGTTGTGTTTGCTTCATTCTGTTTTTCCAATTTATTGTCTAGTCCATTTTTTGGCTTCTGGGTAGATTACACGCAGAAGACCAaggctgccattttgtttgcaaaTTTATTTGAGATTGGAG gaaatttcttgtattttgtGGCTTGGTCAAAGTACTGGGTCCTTGGTGCACGATTAATTTCAG GCATTGGTGCAGGTATAGGAGCCGGTATATTTGCTCAAATTGCAAGAACAACGACTGAACAAGAAAGAACAGGAATGTATTCTATTGCTATGGCCTTACGACAGTTTGGTTTATTAGTAG GTCCAGGCTTGAATCTATTTCTGAGAAAATTTAACATTGAGTTAGGACCATTTAAGATTGATACTTACACTGCTCCTGGG ATTTTTATGACAGTTATGTGGCTGCTTCTGGAAATCATCATGCTGATATTTTACTTTGATCTGCCTAAAGTACATTCCATCGaaaatgaagatttttctGAGTACAGTATAAACAGTCAAACTGAAAGTTCCCTTggaacaaaaaatcaaccaaagCATTTTCAGAATCATGGAAGTATCAATGGTTATGTGCCTAataaaattgttcattcaCACAACATTAATGGGGATTTATCGACCACCAACTCagatcttgaaaatgaaaaactattAAACACAGTGACAGGAGGTTTGCATGAACCTTTGAAGAAAGCGACAGTGATGGACAAGTGGCATTTAGCTAAAG ATCTTGTTAGAGAAGAGGTTATTGTTATCTTAGCATCTCAATTCATGATGTTCTTCAATGAAACCGCATTTGAG ACTCTAGTTACGCCTTTGTCAGAATATCTCCTAGGCTGGAAAGAAATACAGAACAGTATTCTGTACTGTCTTGTTGCATTAGAG GCTATTTTAGTGTTCATTTTGGTGAAAAAGCTAAGCTATAAGATATCAGACAG ATGGCTGATGGTCATTGGTGTTGCTTTTGAGGGTTTTGCCCTTGTGTGGTATCTGCTCATGCTAGCAAATGCTAAACCAC ATAGCTCACTTGTTCTTCCCACGCTGATTGTTGGTACTTTCGTTATTGTGTTTGGGATACCATTCTTCTCCGTTGCAAATGTTTCTCTTTACTCCAAAATTACTGACGAGAGAACTCAGG GCATCGCTCAGGGTATTCAGCGGTCAGTCACGGGTATAGCTATGATCATGGGCCCCCTGTGGGGTGGTTCCCTGTTGCACCAGCTTTATCTCATGTTAGGAGTTATGGCAGCTCTTGAGGTCATTTTAGGG GTATTGATGTTCTTGTCGTTTCACCGGCTCAAGGAACCAAACAAACAGTTACCAGTTCCATACGATGAGATCATCTCCGACAATGAGCGAACACCGTTGCTAAcgtaa
- the LOC141879820 gene encoding uncharacterized protein LOC141879820, translating to MYSLSNPLEKYFSHGAENIETVEDSCLEKEKSPLVALKDQESLFHVQSSISSTKESFESKSQQVAEVSVKRDIQIFRSNYIARSEDKNITEELEYEYSEEVFESSASETIQHEEDDNICDQEGINLQESFMRKKLALLSSSSGSAPCLHRMKGKEEMQEDHKEISDFCLRKIQLMSVEKPKSNRNVHHNRLLTTKKQIIPQPVVGKKAKIESLKIDNVMHKMQKIKESNFHDPVHCSDCRTQMSDIAKREFLKKKLEIVKRQEFEERLHMHLYQKDSACLIAEIIHSSLKPTAPPQEVWKKLLWREDI from the exons ATGTATTCTTTGTCTAATCCCCTGGAAAAATACTTTTCTCACGGAGCTGAAAACATTGAAACGGTTGAAGATTCATGTCtagaaaaggagaaaagtcCTCTTGTTGCATTGAAAGATCAGGAAAGCTTGTTTCACGTGCAGTCTTCAATCTCGTCGACGAAAGAGAGTTTCGAGTCAAAATCACAACAAGTAGCCGAAGTGTCTGTTAAAAGGGACATCCAGATATTTAGAAGCAATTATATAGCAAGATCAGAAGATAAAAATATTACAGAGGAACTGGAATATGAGTATTCAGAGGAAGTGTTTGAGTCTTCAGCGAGTGAAACAATACAACATGAAGAG GATGACAATATCTGTGACCAAGAAGGGATAAATTTGCAAGAGTCTTTTATGAGGAAGAAGTTAGCTCTTCTTTCATCATCATCGGGATCAGCACCATGTCTGCACAGAATGAAGGGTAAAGAAGAAATGCAGGAAG atcACAAAGAAATCAGTGACTTTTGCTTAAGAAAAATACAACTGATGTCGGTGGAAAAACCGAAGAGCAACAGAAATGTGC ATCACAACAGATTGTTGACCACCAAGAAACAGATAATTCCCCAACCAGTTGTTGGAAAGAAGgcaaaaattgaaagtttaAAGATAGACAATGTGATGCATAAAATGCAAAAG ATCAAGGAAAGTAATTTTCACGATCCAGTACATTGCAGTGACTGCAG GACACAGATGTCTGacattgccaagagagaattcttaaagaaaaagttgGAGATTGTTAAAAGACAAGAATTTGAGGAAAGACTTCACATGCACTTGTATCAAAAG GATTCTGCTTGCCTCATTGCTGAAATAATTCATTCAAGCTTGAAGCCAACCGCACCACCTCAAGAAGTGTGGAAAAAATTACTTTGGCGCGAAgacatttaa